One Bacillota bacterium genomic window, TCGAAGAGGAGCTCGAGTATCCGGGTCAGATCAAGGTCACCGTCATCCGGGAGACACGAGTGGTCGATTATGCGAAGTGATGGGCAGGTCTCAGGTCTGAGGATGGAGGCAGGGTGGCAGCGTCTCACCCTGCCATATCCTTCTGAAAGAGCGTCAAGCAGGAGTCTGGCTGAATGCAGAGAATCCTGTTGTAGGTGTTGAGGGAAGGTGGTCAAAGTGGCAGGGCGTGTTGGCGAGTCTCGCGGGGTGGACGACAGCACCGCGAACAGCGTCAGCCTTCTCATCTCCATACTCGTGCGGTACCCAGAGATCGCTACGGTGAACTTCGTCCCCCAGGGAAAGGTGCTGAAGTTCACGTTCATGGCGTCGACACCGCTTTCGGATGATGTGTGGAAGGCCTTCCACGACGGCCTGCGCGAAAGCGTGCAAGGATACGCGGCGCTCGTCCACGGCATGTCTCCCATGCTGCAAGTGGTGCGGCGAGACTACGAGGGAGTATCGCTGATCGAAATCTCCAGGGACGCTGCCACTCTGACCCAGGAGGAGATATCGCTCATAATCGAGTTCGCCAGGGAACAGCTGGGACCCTCGCTCGTGACCGAGGGTGTGGCCGATGAGGCGGCCTTCGACGGAGATCTGGTGTTCCAGGACGAGATGATCGAGAATATGCTCGAAGATCTCAAGGAGACCATACAACACAGGAAGCTCATCGGTTTCCGCGACGACGGGCGCGTGTTGGTCTTCAACAAACAAGCTGAGAAGCGGAGCGAGCGCACCAGATCATGATGCTGCGAATTCTCTTCATCGGCGATATCGTGGGAAAGCCGGGACGAAGGGCGTGCCAGACCCTGCTCCCGGAGATTGTCCAGCGGCTGCGGGCGGACGCGGTGATCGCCAACGGAGAGAATGCGGCCGGGGGATTCGGCCTGACGGCCGACACGTCAAAGGAGATTCTAGGCTGCGGCGTTCACGTCATCACCACCGGCAACCATGTGTGGAACAAGAGAGAATTCTATCAGGTCCTGGCCGCGAGCGAGCGCGTGCTTCGACCGGCCAACTATCCCCCAGGTGCCCCGGGGAGGGGCGCGGCGGTATTTCAGGTCGCCGGGGGAGTGCGCCTGTGTGTCGTGAATCTTGCTGGCCGGGTCTTCATGGCGCCCGTGGACTGTCCGTTCCGGACGGTTGACAGAATTCTGGAGGAGCTGTCACCAAGCTGCGACCTCTTCGTCGTGGACTTCCACGCCGAGGCAACCTCCGAAAAGGTCGCGCTGGGCTGGTATCTTGACGGCCGTGTCGCGAGCGTAGTCGGCACCCACACACACGTCCAGACAGCCGACGAAAGGATCCTGCCAGGCGGAACCGCGTACATCACGGATCTCGGCATGACGGGGCCCGTTGACTCGGTCATCGGAGTGCGAACGGACATAATCGTCCAGCGGTTTCTGTCCGGGCTGCCCGCGAAGTTCGAAACAGCGTCTGGTCGGGCGCAGGTTTCCGGGGCTCTTGTGACTGTTGACACGGGGACAGGGAAGGCAAAGGATATCGAACGAGTGCTCGTAGCGGAAAACGAATAGCCTCGAAGGGCAGCTGGGCCGCGCGCATGCGCGGCCCAGCTTTTTTCAGGATCTGAATATGCGGTTAGCAGGATTTTGGGTACGAGCATATAACTATGAAGATGGCAGCAGGTAGTCCCCACCATGTTAGGAGGAATTATACATGGAGGTTCTCAAGGTGTCCTCAAAGTCGAATCCTAATTCGGTTGCGGGTGCCCTGGCAGGCGTGCTGAGAGAGCGCGGTTTCGCCGAAGTTCAGGCAATAGGGGCAGCGGCGCTCAACCAAGCGGTGAAGGCCGTCGCCATAGCGAGGGGCTTCGTGGCGCCGAGCGGCATGGACCTCGTCATGATACCCGCTTTCGCCGATGTCGAGATCGACGGAGAGGAGCGCACCGCGATTAAGCTTATAGTACAGCCCAGGTAAGGGGCAACCGCGGCGCCGCCATGGCTCACGAGTCGGGGACGCGTTCATGGGCGCGGCTGCTAGAAGCGGGTTTAATTACATGAAGGTATTGACCTCGAGTGGTCGAACTTTCTTTGCGACAGGTGAGGAGGTGAAGAACGGAATAGAGGTGTCGCGCAAGTGATCGAGGGAGCTAAGACGGTGCTTCGCCCGCTGGGCGAGAAGGACCTTGAGATTGTCTGCGGATGGGACTCGGACTACTATGTTGCAGCAGTACCTGGACCGAGAGACGACCGGCACCTCGATGAACGAAGGGATTACGAGAAGATCCTCCGATCCCGGACGGCAAAGGTGTTCGCCATCGAGACCCGCGACGGCTCGCTCATTGGCGAAATAGGACTAGTGGAGATAAGCTGGCGCAAGCGCGAGGCTGAGCTCGTCGTGAGAATCGGTGACCACCGATACAGAGGCAAGGGTTTCGGACAAGATGCAATCAGGTGCATGCTTGAGCATGCCTTTGCCCACACCAAGCTGGACCGGGTCTATCTGAGAGTGTTCAGCGAGAACGTCCCTGCCGTCAGGTGTTTTCTGAAGTGCGGCTTCCGGAAGCAGTGGGCGACGACCAGGAGACTCGAGGCGGGGGGGCCCGCGCGGAAGGTCATCCTGATGACCGTTGAGCGAGACGACTTCTTGCGAAGCATCCGGAGCCGAGCGGCGTCGTAGGTTGCTTGCGTGAGTCGAGAGAAGCCTGCTCCGTCTGGGCAGGATGAA contains:
- a CDS encoding stage V sporulation protein S, which gives rise to MEVLKVSSKSNPNSVAGALAGVLRERGFAEVQAIGAAALNQAVKAVAIARGFVAPSGMDLVMIPAFADVEIDGEERTAIKLIVQPR
- a CDS encoding GNAT family N-acetyltransferase; amino-acid sequence: MIEGAKTVLRPLGEKDLEIVCGWDSDYYVAAVPGPRDDRHLDERRDYEKILRSRTAKVFAIETRDGSLIGEIGLVEISWRKREAELVVRIGDHRYRGKGFGQDAIRCMLEHAFAHTKLDRVYLRVFSENVPAVRCFLKCGFRKQWATTRRLEAGGPARKVILMTVERDDFLRSIRSRAAS
- a CDS encoding TIGR00282 family metallophosphoesterase, producing the protein MMLRILFIGDIVGKPGRRACQTLLPEIVQRLRADAVIANGENAAGGFGLTADTSKEILGCGVHVITTGNHVWNKREFYQVLAASERVLRPANYPPGAPGRGAAVFQVAGGVRLCVVNLAGRVFMAPVDCPFRTVDRILEELSPSCDLFVVDFHAEATSEKVALGWYLDGRVASVVGTHTHVQTADERILPGGTAYITDLGMTGPVDSVIGVRTDIIVQRFLSGLPAKFETASGRAQVSGALVTVDTGTGKAKDIERVLVAENE